The Bacteroides acidifaciens genome includes a region encoding these proteins:
- a CDS encoding ParB N-terminal domain-containing protein: MTEIIQVCLLDFNKGQLTGLPKNPRFFRDYRFEAMKKSIQDSPEMLELRELIVFPYNDGRYIVVCGNLRLRACKELGYKELPCKILAPDIPVKKLREYATKDNVNFGENDLDVMENEWNKAELQDWGIEFAPEKKEDEFKERFDAITDDTAIYPLIPKYDEKHELFIITSSNEVDSNWLRERLDMQHMKSYKTGKISKSNVIDIKDVRHALQDSNTKS, encoded by the coding sequence ATGACAGAGATTATTCAAGTCTGCCTACTTGATTTTAATAAGGGGCAGCTCACGGGATTGCCGAAAAATCCACGTTTTTTTCGTGATTACCGCTTTGAAGCGATGAAGAAAAGCATTCAGGATTCGCCAGAGATGCTTGAGCTTCGGGAACTTATAGTTTTTCCCTACAATGATGGCAGATATATTGTTGTTTGTGGTAATTTACGTTTGCGAGCTTGCAAGGAGTTAGGTTATAAAGAACTGCCTTGTAAAATTCTGGCACCTGATATCCCCGTTAAGAAGTTGAGGGAATATGCCACTAAAGATAATGTCAATTTTGGTGAGAATGATTTGGACGTTATGGAAAACGAGTGGAATAAGGCGGAACTCCAAGACTGGGGCATCGAATTTGCTCCGGAGAAGAAAGAGGATGAATTTAAAGAGCGCTTTGATGCCATCACGGATGATACAGCCATTTATCCTCTCATTCCAAAGTATGACGAAAAACATGAGTTGTTTATCATCACCTCAAGTAATGAGGTAGATAGCAACTGGCTTCGTGAAAGGCTGGACATGCAGCACATGAAGTCGTACAAAACCGGGAAAATAAGTAAATCCAATGTAATTGATATAAAAGACGTTCGCCATGCCCTGCAAGATAGTAATACCAAGTCATAA